In the Dethiosulfovibrio russensis genome, CGCCCTCGTTTTTTCTGACGGAGCAGAACCCGCTGTCGCCTGGTTTCAGGAAACAGCTGTGGGGACATAGATCGCATATGATGCCATCCCCCTCTGGATGCCACCATAGAGCCTCAGTCTTCATCGGATTCCCCGTGCCTCTCGACGGTGAACCTCTCTATCTCCAGGTCGTCGGTGTATGCCAACCCGGCCTTGGCCGCGGCTATGGATAGTTGATCGTCGATTGAATCCACTCCTTCTAGATCCGGAAGCAGAACCCCCCGTCTGGAACCCTTGGAGACTATGACGCCGTAGATTCTAGGGTTCAGCTGCTCTTTATCCGGAACCCTTTCGGGTTCGGAGAGTATGTCCACCGATATGGTTATCTCTTTGAGCTCCTTTGAGGTGACCGGGGGAAACCTCGGGTCCGATGTGGCGGCGGCTATGGCGTTGGACTCTATTTCCTCCGCCAGGGAAGCTCTCACGGGAGAGAGGGTTCCGATACATCCTCTCAACTGTCCTCTCTTTTTGAGCGACACAAAACAAGCCCTTGGTCGCGACAGTTCCTTGTTTGTCGTTTCATCCCTTTGTCTGTTTTTCCCGTCGAGAAAGTACTCGAGGGTAGATCTTGCCAATCTTACCGCAGGGTGAGTTTTCGTCGTACCGGATTTTGGCTTATCGACCGTTCCCAATGCGATGCAGTAGCCGACGCCGTAGGGGCCTTCGTATGAGAGTACGTCCATAGGAGCTCCTATAAGTCCTATGAGGGCCATGGCGGAACGGAGGCCGCATTCTCCCGCTCGTGATATGGTCTCTGGATCCATCCGAGCTATGGGATCGGATTTTCCCTTTATAAGGGCTTCGACGATACGTTCGTCCAGTATTCTGCCGTCCGGGGAGTATCCCGCAGGGGCGTCCGGTGTCAGACGGTGAGAGAGGTCGCCACTTGCTACCAATCCCCAGCTTCTTTTTCCCGTCATAGTCGAAAGAGCTTTTCCCATCTCGTAGGCCTCTTCCCGAGTCAGTCCTATAGGATTTGCCAGAATTACCGAAGGCATCCTGGTCCATCTCTTTCTGAAAAACCAGAAGGGGACGAATGCTCCGTGGTCGAGAGAGGTAATTTTGTTGTGATATGTACGTATGGGTATCTTCCCGTCTAGGAATGAGATCAGATCTTCTGCGGCTTCCATATTCCCGTTCAGGTTCATCGAGATCTCCGGATGGCCGAATCCCCCCATGTCTCCTTCATAGATAGATCCGGTCGATATGGTCAATCCCCTGAACGAGAACGAGTGGGGCGAGAGGATTAAGATCGTATCCGGCAAGTTACTCGAGAGCCTTTTGGCCAGATCTTCCATCGCTTCGATCGTGTCGATAGCCTCCATCTGCCTGCCTTCGCCTATGTTATCCACTATTATAGGTGGATGAGGGGTAAGACATCCCCAGAGCCACATGTACAGGACCTCCTCTTGGATGAATTTTGAAGCTCTGTATTTACTATACGCCAAAGGCCATGAGATTGGGAGTTTAGGGCTGAGTCGATAAGGGTGTTACAATTAAAAAAAGACTCTGCCGTTCATACGGTGGAGGACGATAGAAGACGGAGGCTGACAATGTCCAAAACGAAGATCTTGATAGTCGAGGACGAGATCATCATAGCGATGGATCTCAGGGCTAGGTTGGAGCGAATGGGATACGAGGCCGTCGAGTTGAGCGATGTCTTGGATATCTCTCTTGGATCCGTCGCTTCTCACGATCCGGACGTAGTTTTGATGGATATCCGACTGGGGGAGGGGGTAGACGGTATCTCTCTTGCCGGAGAGATAAGGAGAGATCTGGATATCCCCGTTATTTTCGTAACGGCTCACTCCGATAGTCTGACCCTGGATAGAGCGGGCCGTACCGACCCTTACGGTTATCTCATAAAACCGGTGAAGGATCGAGAGCTTCAGGTGACTATCTCTATGGCGATGCACAAACACCATACCGAGGGGCAGCTGCATAAACTTTTCCACAACATACCGAACGGGGTTATGGTGTTGCGATACGACGAGAGTGCTCACGATCTGATCGTCGAGTCGGTAAACCCGGCGGCGATGAAGATGGATAGAGTCGAGGAAGATATGGTGGGAAGACCTCTTTCCGCCTACCTCATGAGGTCCGTCTGTTACGATCTGGAGGGAAGCGGTTGTTTTGGTCTTGTAGAGACGGTCTATCGGGTATGGAAGACCGGCGTATCGGAGCCATACACTTTGACCTCCATAAGAGACGATTCGATTTTTGGATGGAGAGAATATTTCGTGTACAGGTCCTCCAAGGACGAGGTGACTTTCGTCTTTCAGGACGTGACGGAGAGGAAACGGCTGGAGGAAACCCTGAAACTGAGGGCCAGCGACATGATGTATAGCATAGAACATCTGGAAGCTCTCAGGGCTTCTCTGGACGTGGCTCTGGAGAGCGATCTTTCGGTAGCTCAGAGGATATCCTACATCGCCGATTTCATGGCTAAGGCAGTGAGCGATCCAGATAGAATGTCGGTCAGGATCGTCTGGGAGGACAAGGAGGTTAGAAACTCCGGATTTCAGGGCATGAGGTGGCTTTTCTCCCGCCCTCTGTTCAGAGGGCGGCGAAAGATAGGTTCCGTCGAGTGGGGGTACTCGGAGGAGAGGGCGGATTTATTCGAGGGACCTTTCTCGAGAGAAGAGATAGATCTTTTCGAGTCATTGGTGCAGGTTATCTCCCATCTGGTAGAGGATAGTCTGAGAGAGAGGGAGCTACGAGGGCGTATAGGAATCCTTCAGGATGTTCTGGATTCTTTTAACGTGCCGGTTCTGTGTCTGGACAGAGTGGGACGGATAGTTCACCTTAACGGATCTATGGAGGAACTGCTGGACATGGGGAGGGAAGAACTTTTGTCCCTGTCTTTGGACAGAATCCCTTCCGACATCGCGAGGAAGCTCTCCCCCGTATCGGCCAGGGTCTTGGAATCCGGGGTGGCGGAGAGGATTCATTGGGAGGAATCTCCAGTGGAGATCAGACCGACTTTGAACATGGGGCTCGTCTCAGGTGTGATGATTTTATTTCCCGTCTCCGGGAGGTGCTGCAATGACATCTCGTGACGATATGGAGGAAAGAAGGCTGGAGCTTGGTGTCGCCATGGCCGAGTCGTCTTTAGATAAGCTTCTGGCCGATCTGGGTAAGCTGGTGGAGAAAGGGGAGCTGCCCGACGATGAGGTTTTGCACGGATCCTTTTCCTATAGGGTGTCGGTAGACAGGTTAACGGTTTTTTTGGACCTTTTCCCTCCGTCGGAAGGGGGGGAGCCTCTGGAGTCTTTGTCTATATTCCAGGCCCTGAGGGAGCATGGTATAGACGAAGTTTTGGAGGAGAACGTCATTTCCGCCGTGTCCGAGTGCAACCGAGAGAGAAAGACCTTGCAGAGAGTGGTGGCAGCTCAAGGAGTTCCCCCTAAACCTTCCAAGGACGGATCCATAAGATATAACCTTCCCTTTCGAGAAAAAGGCTCGGAGATGGTAGACGAAGAAAAGAAAGTGGACTACAAAGATAGAGGAACTATAATCTTCGTCGATGTCGGAGAGGAATTGGCCTATGTCGATCCGCCGGAAGAGGGAGAACCCGGTAAGGATGTCTATGGCAGGCAGATTCCTGTAAAGCCTCCAAAACGATTTTCGCTATCTGCCGGTAAAGGGGTCGAATGTGTTGACGGAAGGATCTTTAAGGCTATCGTTCAAGGACAGCCGGTACTGCGAGGCCAGGAAATATCGGTACGAGAGGTATATGTAATTCCCGGTGACGTTAATTTAACGACCGGCAACGTGGATTTTTTCGGATCTGTCATGGTTGGTGGAAACGTAGCGGAAGGCTTTTCCATCGTATGCGGAGGCGATCTTGAAATCAGGGGCACGGCTGAGTCGGCGTGTATATCGGTCGCTGGTAACGCCAGGATCAACTCCATAATAGGTGAAAACTCCAAAATAGACGTTAAGGGGAGTCTCGAAGCGCGTTTCATTCAGGGCGGAGAGATAAAGGTAGGAGAGGACGTCGTCGTGGGCTCCTACGTGCTTCACTCCGACCTACAGGCCGGGGGCGCGGTAACCGTTAGAGGACGTAAGGGCATTATCGGCGGACATGTCGTCGCTCTCGATAAAATAGACACGACGGTGGCAGGTGCACCGATGGGAACCGTCACGGTTCTGGAAGTAGGGGTGATGGCCCATCTAAAGGCAGAGCTTGCGGATCTCGAGTCTAGGATAGATAAGGGGCAGGATGTGCTGAACAAGATATACCAGGTGGTGAAGGCCATATTGCCCAGGTTCAAAGCAGGGTATCCGGTTCCTTCCTCCATGAAGGAGAGGTTGAGAATAGTCCAGGATAAAAAAGAGGCCTTGACCGATGCGATTCAGGGCTGGAAAGGCCGTGAGATGGTCATAAGGCGCCAGATGGCTCAGATGTCAGGTGCTTTTCCTACGGTCTCAGTGAGACAAAAGGTGTATCCCGGAGTGGAGATCGTCATATATAACGTCAGAAAATCAATCCGGGAAGAGTTGCGATTTATCACGTTCTCTAGAGATGTCGACAATAATCGAATAAAGGAGAGCCCATGTTCGCGATAGAAATGTGTTTCGTATAATGTGTGCTATAATTATAAGATAGGACTGAGATAGTAGTCTCCTTTTGGAGATGATGTAAATTAAAAATCAAGGAGAGTGATGGAAAGTTGACAGCGATTATAGAGGTGAAAGACCTTTGGAAGGTCTACGGCAAGGACGCCGTCGACGTCGACGTCGAGGACGAGGATCTCATAACCGAATTTGACGAGTCGGAGGATACGGTAGTCGCTATAAGAGGAATTTCCTTCGAGGTCCAGCGGGGAGAGGTTTTCGTGGTCATGGGGCTTTCTGGCAGCGGTAAATCTACCCTGATAAGGAGTATCCTGCGTCTTATCGATCCCTCCTCTGGATCCATAGTGGTCGATGGTGAGGACGTAACTCAGCTTGATCGTGATGGATTGGTCCAGTTCAGACGTGATCATGTAGCTATGGTGTTCCAGCATTACGGCCTGCTTCCCCATAGGACGGTCCTTCAAAACGTTGCTTTTGGTCTCAAGTTGAAGGGAATCCCTCAAAAGGAGAGACTCGATAGGGCCATGGCAGCTATCGAGCGAGTTGGGCTTAAGGGATGGGAGAATTACTATCCTTCCTCGTTGAGCGGCGGGATGAGACAGAGGGTCGGTATCGCCAGAGCCGTGGTCATGGATTCCCCCATCCTCCTAATGGACGAGCCTTTCAGTGGACTGGATCCCCTTATCCGCAGGGAGATGCAGGATGAGCTCATCCGTTTGCAGGAGGAGATGCACAAGACTATATTCTTCGTCACCCATGATTTGGACGAGGCTATGCGTCTCGGAGATCGTATGGCTGTAATGAAAAACGGCGACATAGTCCAGATGGGGCATCCTTCGGAGATTCTGGCCAACCCTGCCGACGAATACGTGGCTCGCTTTGTCCACGACAAAAGAGAGCAGCTCAGGATGGCCGACGCCAAGAATTGCCCTGTTTCCGAGGAGGTGATTTCCGATGTTTCCTGATGCATGGGAATTTCACGTAGCTCAATACGTAAACGACGGAGTCGACTGGCTTCTGGTTCGGTTTGCCCCTGCTTTCGACAGTATCTCCGTGTTCATCTCCTCCGTACTTTCGGGAATACAGAGCTCTCTGGAGATGGTACCCTGGTGGGCCTATATCATCGCGGTGGCTCTAGGCGTATGGTTGGCAACGGGCAAGAAGAAGTCTGCGGTTATACTGGCTGCTTTTACCTTCTGTATCGGTCTTTTCGGCCTTTGGGGGTTGGCTCTCGAGACCCTCTCGATAATAATAACGTCCGTTTTGATCTCCCTTTTGTTGGGAATTCCCCTCGGAGTAATGACGGCGGAGTTCCCTAGGGGAACCGCCTTTATGAAGCCCCTTCTCGACGGCATGCAGACCATGCCCAGTTTCGTCTATCTAATACCGGCTATGATGTTCTTCGGCCTGGGAAAGGTCCCCGCTGTCTTCGCTACGTTGATATATTCGATGCCTCCTGTCATACGACTGACCACCCTCGGACTTCGACAGGTTCCCAAACCTGCGCAGGAAGCCGCTATCGCTTATGGTGCCACTAGGTGGCAATTGCTCAAGGAGGTTCGTCTTCCCTTGGCCATGCCTGGGATAATGGCCGGAATAAACCAGACTACCATGATGGCGTTGGCCATGGTAGTTGTGTGTGCCATGATTGGCGCTAGGGGACTTGGGCAGGAAGTGTTGCTATCGATAAACAGGATCGATATCGGTAGAGGGTTCGAATCGGGCATAAGCATCGTCATAATGGCGATAGTCATAGATCGGATTACCCAAGGATTGGGCAAGAGATGGGAGCCCAAGAAAAGACAGTAACGTCAACCCTCTGTTTTTTTAGG is a window encoding:
- the amrA gene encoding AmmeMemoRadiSam system protein A; translation: MWLWGCLTPHPPIIVDNIGEGRQMEAIDTIEAMEDLAKRLSSNLPDTILILSPHSFSFRGLTISTGSIYEGDMGGFGHPEISMNLNGNMEAAEDLISFLDGKIPIRTYHNKITSLDHGAFVPFWFFRKRWTRMPSVILANPIGLTREEAYEMGKALSTMTGKRSWGLVASGDLSHRLTPDAPAGYSPDGRILDERIVEALIKGKSDPIARMDPETISRAGECGLRSAMALIGLIGAPMDVLSYEGPYGVGYCIALGTVDKPKSGTTKTHPAVRLARSTLEYFLDGKNRQRDETTNKELSRPRACFVSLKKRGQLRGCIGTLSPVRASLAEEIESNAIAAATSDPRFPPVTSKELKEITISVDILSEPERVPDKEQLNPRIYGVIVSKGSRRGVLLPDLEGVDSIDDQLSIAAAKAGLAYTDDLEIERFTVERHGESDED
- a CDS encoding response regulator, producing MSKTKILIVEDEIIIAMDLRARLERMGYEAVELSDVLDISLGSVASHDPDVVLMDIRLGEGVDGISLAGEIRRDLDIPVIFVTAHSDSLTLDRAGRTDPYGYLIKPVKDRELQVTISMAMHKHHTEGQLHKLFHNIPNGVMVLRYDESAHDLIVESVNPAAMKMDRVEEDMVGRPLSAYLMRSVCYDLEGSGCFGLVETVYRVWKTGVSEPYTLTSIRDDSIFGWREYFVYRSSKDEVTFVFQDVTERKRLEETLKLRASDMMYSIEHLEALRASLDVALESDLSVAQRISYIADFMAKAVSDPDRMSVRIVWEDKEVRNSGFQGMRWLFSRPLFRGRRKIGSVEWGYSEERADLFEGPFSREEIDLFESLVQVISHLVEDSLRERELRGRIGILQDVLDSFNVPVLCLDRVGRIVHLNGSMEELLDMGREELLSLSLDRIPSDIARKLSPVSARVLESGVAERIHWEESPVEIRPTLNMGLVSGVMILFPVSGRCCNDIS
- a CDS encoding DUF342 domain-containing protein, with amino-acid sequence MTSRDDMEERRLELGVAMAESSLDKLLADLGKLVEKGELPDDEVLHGSFSYRVSVDRLTVFLDLFPPSEGGEPLESLSIFQALREHGIDEVLEENVISAVSECNRERKTLQRVVAAQGVPPKPSKDGSIRYNLPFREKGSEMVDEEKKVDYKDRGTIIFVDVGEELAYVDPPEEGEPGKDVYGRQIPVKPPKRFSLSAGKGVECVDGRIFKAIVQGQPVLRGQEISVREVYVIPGDVNLTTGNVDFFGSVMVGGNVAEGFSIVCGGDLEIRGTAESACISVAGNARINSIIGENSKIDVKGSLEARFIQGGEIKVGEDVVVGSYVLHSDLQAGGAVTVRGRKGIIGGHVVALDKIDTTVAGAPMGTVTVLEVGVMAHLKAELADLESRIDKGQDVLNKIYQVVKAILPRFKAGYPVPSSMKERLRIVQDKKEALTDAIQGWKGREMVIRRQMAQMSGAFPTVSVRQKVYPGVEIVIYNVRKSIREELRFITFSRDVDNNRIKESPCSR
- a CDS encoding betaine/proline/choline family ABC transporter ATP-binding protein (Members of the family are the ATP-binding subunit of ABC transporters for substrates such as betaine, L-proline or other amino acids, choline, carnitine, etc. The substrate specificity is best determined from the substrate-binding subunit, rather than this subunit, as it interacts with the permease subunit and not with substrate directly.); the encoded protein is MTAIIEVKDLWKVYGKDAVDVDVEDEDLITEFDESEDTVVAIRGISFEVQRGEVFVVMGLSGSGKSTLIRSILRLIDPSSGSIVVDGEDVTQLDRDGLVQFRRDHVAMVFQHYGLLPHRTVLQNVAFGLKLKGIPQKERLDRAMAAIERVGLKGWENYYPSSLSGGMRQRVGIARAVVMDSPILLMDEPFSGLDPLIRREMQDELIRLQEEMHKTIFFVTHDLDEAMRLGDRMAVMKNGDIVQMGHPSEILANPADEYVARFVHDKREQLRMADAKNCPVSEEVISDVS
- a CDS encoding ABC transporter permease: MFPDAWEFHVAQYVNDGVDWLLVRFAPAFDSISVFISSVLSGIQSSLEMVPWWAYIIAVALGVWLATGKKKSAVILAAFTFCIGLFGLWGLALETLSIIITSVLISLLLGIPLGVMTAEFPRGTAFMKPLLDGMQTMPSFVYLIPAMMFFGLGKVPAVFATLIYSMPPVIRLTTLGLRQVPKPAQEAAIAYGATRWQLLKEVRLPLAMPGIMAGINQTTMMALAMVVVCAMIGARGLGQEVLLSINRIDIGRGFESGISIVIMAIVIDRITQGLGKRWEPKKRQ